The sequence below is a genomic window from Lysobacter stagni.
ACGACAAGCGGCTGAAGACGAAGTACCTGGAATTCGAATCGCCCGAGGGCTACGGCAAGGCGCGTGGCTATCTGGCTCGGCCGGCCAAGGCCAAGGGCCCGCTGCCGGTGGTGCTGGTGGTGCACGAGAACCGTGGCCTCAACCCGCATATCGAGGACATCACCCGTCGGCTGGCGCTGGAGAACTTCATCGCCTTCGCACCGGACGCACTGTTCCCGCTGGGTGGCTATCCCGGCGACGAGGACAAGGCGCGTGCCGAGTTCGCCAAGCTCGACCAGGCCAAGACGCGCCAGGATTTCCTCGCCGCGGCGAAGCTGCTGCGCGGCATCGAGGGCGGCAATGGCCGGCTGGGCGTGGTGGGGTTCTGCTACGGCGGCGGCATGTCGAACTTCCTCGCCACGCAGTTGCCTGACCTCGACGCCGCCGCGCCCTTCTACGGCGCTCCGGCGGCGACGGCGGATGTGCCCAAGATCAAGGCGCGCATGCTGATCGTGCTGGCT
It includes:
- a CDS encoding dienelactone hydrolase family protein; the encoded protein is MATPPRKTANDFDPEVLRLFDQYVHGMIDRRGFLSGAARFAVGAAGAAGLLAALTPQFAAAQQVKPDDKRLKTKYLEFESPEGYGKARGYLARPAKAKGPLPVVLVVHENRGLNPHIEDITRRLALENFIAFAPDALFPLGGYPGDEDKARAEFAKLDQAKTRQDFLAAAKLLRGIEGGNGRLGVVGFCYGGGMSNFLATQLPDLDAAAPFYGAPAATADVPKIKARMLIVLAANDERVNAGWPDYEAALKQAGVRYELYQPPGTQHGFNNDTTPRYDQTAAKEAWAKTLALFEATLRKPA